A region from the Clavibacter sp. A6099 genome encodes:
- the ruvX gene encoding Holliday junction resolvase RuvX, with product MRIGSRLAVDVGKARVGLARSDPHGLIATPVETVPRDAGGSADVRRILEVAAEIDCTELIVGLPLALSGRATASTDDAEGFARRLADATDIPVRLVDERLSTVSAQGALRASGRGSRKQKPVIDQVAAVIILQHALETERAAGSPPGALVPRNRVDPDRHA from the coding sequence ATGCGGATCGGATCCCGGCTCGCGGTCGACGTGGGGAAGGCCCGCGTCGGGCTCGCCCGCTCGGATCCGCACGGCCTGATCGCGACGCCCGTCGAGACCGTGCCGCGCGATGCCGGCGGCTCCGCGGACGTGCGGCGGATCCTCGAGGTCGCCGCCGAGATCGACTGCACCGAGCTCATCGTGGGACTGCCGCTCGCGCTCTCGGGCCGGGCGACCGCATCCACGGATGACGCGGAGGGGTTCGCCCGGCGGCTCGCGGATGCCACGGACATCCCCGTGCGGCTGGTCGACGAGCGCCTCTCGACGGTCTCCGCCCAGGGCGCCCTGCGCGCCTCGGGCAGAGGCTCCCGTAAGCAGAAGCCGGTGATCGACCAGGTGGCGGCCGTTATAATCCTTCAACATGCGCTCGAGACCGAGCGCGCCGCCGGCTCCCCACCCGGTGCTCTCGTCCCGAGGAACCGAGTCGATCCTGACCGACACGCCTGA
- the alaS gene encoding alanine--tRNA ligase — MQTADIRNAWLTYFGDRGHTVVPSASLVSDDPTLLFTVAGMVPFVPYLTGVVPAPFPRATSVQKCIRTLDIEEVGRTPRHGTFFQMNGNFSFGDYFKEQAIAYAWELLTTSEADGGLGFSPDDLWVTVYHEDDEARQAWKRIAGLPDERIQGLGRDTNYWHTGQPGPAGPCSEIFFDRGPAYGADGGPATDDDRYVEIWNLVFMQYLRGEGTGKSDFEILGDLPKRNIDTGMGLERVAFLKQGVENMYEIDQVRPVLDRAAELSGRRYGADHEDDVRMRIVADHVRSSLMLMSDGVRPSNEGRGYILRRLMRRTVRAMRLMGVDTATFGELFPASRDAMKAAYPEVSDDFDRITRLAYAEEETFLRTLAGGTTILDVAVGDTKAKGGERIAGDTAFLLHDTFGFPIDLTLEMAEENGLTVDREAFDRLMLEQRTRAKADAKSKKTALADLTVYSEFRAAGETRFTGYDELETGTTILGLIVGGHSVDHAVVGDIAEVILPETSLYAESGGQEADAGSIVGQGFDLEVLDVQKPVKGLISHRVQVRSGEVGVGDAATTVVDADWRRGATQAHSGTHLVHAALRQVLGQDAHQSGSYNRAGYMRLDFAWNQALSPETRSEIEDIANGAVRDDLQVVTRVMPIDEAKQLGAMALFGEKYGDTVRVVDIGGPWSRELCAGTHVSSSAQIGLINVVGESSVGSTNRRIESLVGREAFQDLAVERAIVSQLTSSLKTPREQLPDRIADLMQNLKTAERRIADFEAQALQQRVPALLQEGARVGAVTLIQESLGSVRSADEVRQLVTLVRERAGSEPVVVALAGDAGGKPTVIVATNQAARDAGAKAGQLARAAAAVLGGGGGGKDDLAQGGGSDVSAIGDALTAVRQALDS, encoded by the coding sequence CCCTGCTGTTCACGGTGGCCGGCATGGTGCCGTTCGTGCCGTACCTCACGGGCGTCGTGCCCGCGCCCTTCCCGCGCGCGACGAGCGTCCAGAAGTGCATCCGCACGCTCGACATCGAGGAGGTCGGCCGCACGCCGCGCCACGGCACCTTCTTCCAGATGAACGGCAACTTCTCCTTCGGCGACTACTTCAAGGAGCAGGCCATCGCGTACGCGTGGGAGCTGCTCACGACGAGCGAGGCCGACGGCGGCCTCGGGTTCTCGCCCGACGACCTCTGGGTCACCGTCTACCACGAGGACGACGAGGCCAGGCAGGCGTGGAAGCGCATCGCGGGCCTGCCGGACGAGCGGATCCAGGGCCTCGGACGCGACACCAACTACTGGCACACCGGCCAGCCCGGACCGGCCGGACCCTGCTCGGAGATCTTCTTCGACCGCGGACCCGCGTACGGCGCCGACGGGGGCCCGGCCACCGACGACGACCGCTACGTGGAGATCTGGAACCTCGTCTTCATGCAGTACCTGCGCGGGGAGGGCACGGGCAAGAGCGACTTCGAGATCCTCGGCGACCTGCCCAAGAGGAACATCGACACCGGCATGGGCCTCGAGCGCGTCGCGTTCCTCAAGCAGGGCGTCGAGAACATGTACGAGATCGACCAGGTGCGCCCCGTGCTCGACCGCGCGGCCGAGCTGTCCGGCCGTCGCTACGGCGCCGACCACGAGGACGACGTGCGCATGCGGATCGTCGCCGACCACGTTCGCTCCTCGCTCATGCTGATGTCGGACGGCGTGCGGCCGTCGAACGAGGGACGCGGCTACATCCTCCGCCGCCTCATGCGGCGCACGGTGCGCGCGATGCGCCTGATGGGCGTGGACACCGCGACCTTCGGCGAGCTGTTCCCCGCGTCGCGCGACGCGATGAAGGCCGCCTACCCCGAGGTCTCCGACGACTTCGACCGCATCACCCGCCTGGCATACGCGGAGGAGGAGACCTTCCTCCGCACGCTCGCCGGGGGCACGACGATCCTCGACGTGGCCGTCGGCGACACGAAGGCGAAGGGCGGCGAGCGGATCGCGGGCGACACCGCGTTCCTCCTGCACGACACCTTCGGCTTCCCCATCGACCTCACGCTCGAGATGGCCGAGGAGAACGGCCTCACGGTCGACCGGGAGGCGTTCGACCGGCTGATGCTGGAGCAGCGCACGCGGGCCAAGGCCGACGCCAAGAGCAAGAAGACGGCCCTCGCCGACCTCACCGTCTACAGCGAGTTCCGGGCCGCGGGCGAGACCCGCTTCACGGGCTACGACGAGCTCGAGACCGGCACGACGATCCTCGGGCTCATCGTCGGCGGCCACAGCGTCGACCACGCGGTCGTCGGCGACATCGCGGAGGTCATCCTCCCCGAGACGAGCCTCTACGCCGAGTCCGGCGGCCAGGAGGCCGACGCCGGCAGCATCGTGGGCCAGGGCTTCGACCTCGAGGTGCTCGACGTGCAGAAGCCCGTGAAGGGCCTCATCAGCCACCGCGTGCAGGTGCGCTCGGGCGAGGTGGGCGTCGGCGACGCGGCCACGACCGTCGTCGACGCCGACTGGCGCCGCGGCGCGACCCAGGCGCACTCGGGCACGCACCTCGTCCACGCAGCGCTCCGTCAGGTGCTCGGCCAGGACGCGCACCAGTCCGGGTCCTACAACCGGGCCGGCTACATGCGCCTCGACTTCGCGTGGAACCAGGCGCTGAGCCCCGAGACGCGCAGCGAGATCGAGGACATCGCGAACGGCGCCGTGCGCGACGACCTGCAGGTCGTGACGCGCGTGATGCCCATCGACGAGGCCAAGCAGCTCGGCGCCATGGCGCTGTTCGGCGAGAAGTACGGCGACACCGTGCGCGTGGTCGACATCGGCGGCCCGTGGTCGCGCGAGCTGTGCGCCGGCACGCACGTGTCGTCCAGCGCGCAGATCGGGCTCATCAACGTGGTGGGGGAGTCGTCCGTCGGATCCACCAACCGCCGCATCGAGTCGCTCGTCGGCCGCGAGGCGTTCCAGGACCTGGCGGTGGAGCGCGCCATCGTGTCGCAGCTCACCTCGAGCCTCAAGACGCCGCGCGAGCAGCTGCCCGACCGCATCGCCGACCTCATGCAGAACCTCAAGACCGCGGAGCGGCGCATCGCCGACTTCGAGGCGCAGGCGCTGCAGCAGCGCGTGCCCGCGCTCCTGCAGGAGGGCGCGCGCGTCGGCGCCGTGACGCTGATTCAGGAGTCGCTCGGCAGCGTCCGCTCCGCCGACGAGGTGCGCCAGCTCGTGACCCTCGTGCGCGAGCGCGCGGGATCGGAGCCCGTCGTGGTCGCCCTCGCCGGCGACGCGGGCGGCAAGCCGACCGTCATCGTGGCCACCAACCAGGCCGCGCGCGACGCGGGCGCCAAGGCCGGGCAGCTCGCCCGGGCGGCGGCGGCGGTGCTCGGCGGCGGCGGAGGCGGCAAGGACGACCTCGCGCAGGGCGGAGGATCCGACGTCTCGGCCATCGGCGACGCGCTGACCGCGGTGCGCCAGGCGCTCGACTCCTGA